One window of Drosophila busckii strain San Diego stock center, stock number 13000-0081.31 chromosome 3L, ASM1175060v1, whole genome shotgun sequence genomic DNA carries:
- the LOC108598399 gene encoding protein prune homolog 2: MSCHYAESESSQSESKMDISETPTDSTGVSPLADERASAQMANKANISEPEQERESEQEANENESSSTTMDNRIIRPEILLPVETLPQRQITERTLANSHPLMSPTNTDSDSEPFLGKRNNFPDVVPRTEQSTNEAMRNTLNQQNNTRVKPQDAKLSLLRANSPDLLSSESDADVSQYLAAVESNFQSVSLLPNANNKTQRKTKRSGVAGEDISSLDSISNHSFDDDEDIEHNLASLSPSSSIIDGLDGEDDDDECEGPELLPDNDDDLDDFGMAITPTPHAGAATAAGNSELPQYTADEERRDSRNWQKITLPDGRTREIDMRVIEPYKRVLSHGGYLKAGGQNAIVIFCACHLPDKSRADYSYVMDNLFLYVVKTLEQLVTDDYVLIYLHGGSNRRNVPPFPWLKRCYQLLDRRLRKSLKHMYLVHPTFWIKSLVWMARPFVSTKFWRKLIYVKSLEELGLHVAVEKAAIPEKVKQYDAKRH, translated from the exons ATGAG TTGCCACTACGCGGAATCGGAATCTTCACAGTCCGAGAGCAAAATGGACATCTCTGAGACACCGACAGACTCCACGGGCGTCTCACCGCTGGCCGATGAGCGCGCCAGTGCCCAAATGGCAAACAAGGCCAACATTAGTGAGCCTGAgcaagagcgcgagagcgagcagGAGGCCAACGAAAATGAGAGCTCATCAACGACAATGGACAATCGCATAATTCGACCAGAGATACTGCTGCCGGTGGAGACATTGCCACAACGGCAAATAACTGAACGCACGCTGGCCAACAGTCATCCGCTCATGTCGCCCACAAACACCGACTCTGACTCAGAGCCATTTCTGGGCAAACGCAACAACTTTCCTGACGTTGTGCCACGCACAGAGCAATCAACTAACGAAGCAATGCGCAATACGCTGAATCAACAAAACAATACGCGTGTCAAGCCGCAAGATGCCAAGTTAAGTCTGCTGCGTGCCAACAGTCCCGACTTACTAAGCAGTGAGTCAGATGCGGATGTGTCGCAGTATTTGGCTGCGGTCGAGTCGAATTTTCAGTCGGTTTCGTTGCTGcccaatgcaaacaacaagaCGCAGCGTAAGACAAAGCGTAGTGGTGTAGCTGGCGAGGATATCTCGAGCCTGGACTCCATATCGAATCATAGCTTTGACGACGATGAGGATATAGAGCACAATCTGGCCTCGCTGAGTCCGTCGAGTTCGATTATCGATGGCCTTGATGGCGAGGACGATGACGATGAATGCGAAGGCCCTGAGCTGCTGCCTGACAATGACGACGATCTGGATGACTTTGGCATGGCAATAACACCAACGCCACATGCGGGCGCAGCTACAGCAGCGGGTAACTCAGAGCTGCCGCAGTATACAGCAGACGAGGAGCGTCGTGATTCACGCAATTGGCAAAAGATAACGTTGCCCGATGGACGCACGCGTGAGATTGATATGCGCGTCATAGAGCCCTATAAACGTGTGCTATCCCATGGTGGTTATCTCAAGGCTGGTGGCCAAAATGCTATAGTTATATTttgtgcttgccacttgccggATAAATCACGTGCAGACTATAGCTATGTTATGGACAATCTTTTTCTGTATGTGGTCAAGACACTGGAGCAGCTGGTTACAGATGACTATGTGCTTATCTATTTGCATGGCGGCTCCAACAGACGCAATGTGCCGCCGTTTCCCTGGCTCAAGCG ttGCTATCAATTGTTGGATAGACGCCTGCGTAAGAGTCTGAAACATATGTACTTGGTGCATCCTACATTTTGGATTAAATCTTTAGTTTGGATGGCGCGCCCATTTGTGAG CACAAAATTCTGGCGCAAGCTGATTTATGTTAAATCTCTAGAGGAGTTGGGTCTGCATGTGGCTGTTGAGAAGGCAGCCATACCCGAAAAGGTTAAGCAATACGATGCCAAGCGACATTGA